A single region of the Chitinophaga niabensis genome encodes:
- a CDS encoding HEPN domain-containing protein, with protein sequence MQSFRTELENPIVEKDIIELEQKIRLFREGKMSDEKFRSLRLARGVYGQRQQGVQMVRIKLPYGKMTLQQWKRIADISDEYSTGNLHLTTRQDIQIHFVSLDKTPELWAKLEIDDITLREACGNTVRNITASDKAGIDPEEPFDITPYADAAFRYFLRNPVCQDMGRKFKISYSSSDRDTAFSFMHDLGVIPKVRIVDGKEVRGFKVMVGGGLGAQPYLAKTAFEFLEADQLIPYTESILRVFDRYGERTSRHKARMKFLIAKIGMEEFERLVKEEYKAVKLKSVPVDHAAWKEPALPAANPALPSYTIKDPKQYEAWKKTNTFEQKQKGYYGAYVRVPLGNISSVNSRTLLEKLAPVVADDVRVTVNQGLLLKYVLPEHLPYVFSLLEEVGFQAAGFDSIADITACPGTDTCNLGISSSTGIAAALEEVIHNEFPDLIYNNDIKIKISGCMNSCGQHGMAHIGFHGSSMKSGGKVLPALQVLLGGGLVGDGVGRVSDKVLKVPSRKGPDVLRTLLHDYETNGEKKELFNDYYDRKGEKYFYELLKPLADLSVLGDSDFIDWGQAETFSTAIGVGECAGVMIDLIATLLFEAEEKLEWAAQSFANNSWADGIYHSYACMIQTAKTMLLDENVNCNTQHGIIADFDKHFVETGRFKIDSFKTMVLQINQHEPTESFAKQYYQQAKAFYDRAQEYRLEKQAASANA encoded by the coding sequence ATGCAAAGTTTCAGAACTGAACTGGAAAATCCGATTGTAGAAAAGGACATCATCGAACTGGAGCAAAAGATCAGGCTGTTTAGAGAAGGAAAGATGTCTGACGAGAAATTTCGCAGTCTGCGTTTAGCCCGGGGCGTTTACGGACAACGCCAGCAAGGTGTGCAAATGGTGCGCATCAAACTTCCCTATGGTAAAATGACTTTACAGCAATGGAAACGTATTGCTGATATCTCGGATGAATATTCCACCGGGAACCTTCACCTGACCACCCGTCAGGATATACAGATCCACTTTGTTTCCCTGGACAAAACGCCTGAACTCTGGGCGAAACTCGAAATAGACGATATCACTTTACGCGAAGCCTGTGGTAACACCGTGAGGAATATTACGGCTTCTGATAAAGCAGGGATAGATCCGGAAGAACCATTTGACATCACGCCTTATGCGGATGCGGCCTTCCGTTATTTCCTCCGTAACCCTGTTTGCCAGGATATGGGCCGTAAGTTTAAGATCTCTTACTCTTCCAGCGACAGGGATACTGCCTTCTCTTTCATGCACGACCTCGGTGTGATCCCCAAGGTCCGCATCGTAGACGGTAAAGAGGTACGCGGTTTCAAAGTAATGGTGGGTGGTGGATTAGGTGCACAACCTTATCTTGCTAAAACTGCTTTTGAATTCCTGGAAGCGGATCAGCTGATCCCTTATACAGAAAGTATCCTGCGTGTATTCGACCGTTATGGTGAAAGGACCAGCAGGCATAAAGCCCGGATGAAATTCCTCATCGCCAAGATCGGTATGGAAGAATTCGAGCGCCTCGTGAAAGAAGAATACAAAGCAGTTAAACTGAAATCAGTGCCGGTAGATCACGCTGCATGGAAAGAACCTGCGCTGCCTGCTGCTAATCCTGCATTGCCTTCTTATACGATCAAAGATCCTAAGCAATACGAAGCCTGGAAGAAAACAAATACTTTCGAGCAAAAGCAGAAAGGTTATTATGGTGCTTATGTACGTGTGCCATTAGGCAATATCAGCTCCGTAAACTCCCGCACCCTGCTGGAAAAACTGGCGCCTGTTGTTGCAGATGATGTACGCGTAACCGTTAACCAGGGCTTATTGCTGAAATACGTACTCCCTGAGCACCTGCCTTATGTTTTCAGTTTACTGGAAGAAGTAGGTTTCCAGGCAGCGGGTTTCGATAGTATTGCAGACATCACTGCCTGCCCTGGTACAGATACCTGTAACCTGGGTATTTCCAGCAGCACCGGTATCGCTGCTGCATTGGAAGAAGTGATCCACAACGAATTCCCGGACCTCATTTATAATAACGACATCAAAATAAAGATCAGCGGCTGTATGAACTCCTGCGGCCAGCACGGTATGGCACATATCGGTTTTCATGGTTCTTCCATGAAGAGCGGTGGAAAAGTATTACCAGCCCTGCAGGTATTGCTGGGTGGTGGTCTTGTTGGGGATGGTGTAGGCCGTGTTTCTGACAAAGTACTGAAAGTGCCCAGCCGTAAAGGTCCTGATGTACTGCGCACACTGCTGCACGATTATGAAACCAATGGTGAGAAAAAAGAACTGTTCAATGATTACTACGATCGTAAAGGAGAGAAGTACTTCTACGAACTGCTGAAACCACTGGCAGACCTGAGTGTATTGGGAGACAGTGATTTCATCGACTGGGGCCAGGCAGAAACTTTCAGCACTGCCATCGGTGTGGGAGAATGTGCCGGTGTAATGATCGATCTCATCGCTACATTATTATTTGAAGCGGAAGAGAAACTGGAATGGGCAGCACAATCTTTTGCCAACAATTCATGGGCAGACGGTATCTATCATTCATATGCATGTATGATCCAAACCGCTAAGACCATGTTGCTGGATGAAAACGTGAACTGTAACACACAGCACGGCATCATCGCTGATTTCGACAAACACTTTGTAGAAACAGGCCGCTTCAAAATAGACAGCTTCAAAACAATGGTGCTGCAGATCAACCAGCACGAACCAACGGAAAGCTTTGCCAAACAATACTATCAACAGGCAAAGGCATTTTATGACAGAGCGCAGGAATACCGTCTTGAAAAGCAGGCGGCGAGTGCAAACGCTTAA